From Procambarus clarkii isolate CNS0578487 unplaced genomic scaffold, FALCON_Pclarkii_2.0 HiC_scaffold_125, whole genome shotgun sequence, the proteins below share one genomic window:
- the LOC123749437 gene encoding capping protein inhibiting regulator of actin dynamics-like translates to MRLQEADLEHQRRDEEASLQRKRENEQLRLQEQRIELERQRQKEEADLKRQRQQENADLQCVRERERFQLQEQEAAITLRLEQEKAASALRLEQEKAASALRLEQEKAASALRLEQEKAASALRLEQEKAASALRLEQEKAASALRLEQEKAASALRLEQEKAASALRLEQEKAASALRLEQEKAASALRLEQEKAVATLRVSTTGT, encoded by the coding sequence ATGAGATTACAAGAAGCTGACCTAGAACATCAACGACGAGATGAAGAAGCTTCCCTCCAACGAAAACGAGAGAATGAACAACTCCGGCTCCAAGAACAACGAATAGAATTGGAACGTCAACGACAGAAAGAAGAAGCTGACTTGAAACGTCAACGACAGCAAGAAAATGCTGATCTGCAATGTGTACGTGAACGAGAGAGATTTCAGCTACAAGAACAAGAAGCCGCCATCACGCTCCGCTTAGAGCAAGAGAAAGCTGCCTCCGCTCTCCGTCTGGAACAAGAGAAAGCTGCCTCCGCTCTCCGTCTGGAGCAAGAGAAAGCTGCCTCCGCTCTCCGTCTGGAGCAAGAGAAAGCTGCCTCCGCTCTCCGTCTGGAACAAGAGAAAGCTGCCTCCGCTCTCCGTCTGGAGCAAGAGAAAGCTGCCTCCGCTCTCCGTCTGGAGCAAGAGAAAGCTGCCTCCGCTCTCCGTCTGGAGCAAGAGAAAGCTGCCTCCGCTCTCCGTCTGGAGCAAGAGAAAGCTGCCTCCGCTCTCCGTCTGGAGCAAGAGAAAGCTGCCTCCGCTCTCCGTCTGGAGCAAGAGAAAGCTGTTGCCACTCTAAGAGTTTCGACAACAGGAACTTGA